In Aquiflexum balticum DSM 16537, a single genomic region encodes these proteins:
- a CDS encoding NADP-dependent isocitrate dehydrogenase encodes MKKITVAKGDGIGPEIMDATLEIILAAGAKIEIEEIEVGEKVYLSGNTSGIANSSWDIIRRNKIFLKAPITTPQGGGYKSLNVTTRKFLGLYSNVRPCRSLHPFVSTKHPVMDVVIVRENEEDLYAGIEHQQTDEVVQCLKLISRPGCEKIVRYAFEYARQQNRKKVTCFTKDNIMKQTDGLFHKVFDEIAKEYPEIENEHWIIDIGAAKLADSPEAFDVLVMPNLYGDVLSDVAAQITGSVGLAGSANIGEECAMFEAIHGSAPRRAGQNIANPSGLLQGAIMMLNHIGQSDVAEKVQNAWLKTIEDGIHTYDIFKEGVSKEKVGTKEFAKAVIARLGQKPQVFPAVHYDKNIPMVLPKYKKKQPAKKELVGVDVFVHWNGTSAEEIAALVQKMNFSEVKLSMITNRGIKVWPEGFEETFCTDHWRCRFKPKEGRSFSKADIIELLSRASHLDIDVIKTENLYFFDGVQGFSLGQGQ; translated from the coding sequence ATGAAAAAAATAACAGTAGCCAAAGGCGACGGAATTGGACCTGAAATAATGGATGCCACCTTGGAAATCATCCTTGCCGCAGGTGCCAAAATTGAAATTGAAGAGATCGAGGTAGGGGAGAAAGTGTACCTTTCGGGCAACACCTCGGGAATCGCAAATTCCTCATGGGATATCATCAGGAGAAACAAAATTTTTTTGAAGGCTCCGATTACCACCCCCCAAGGTGGCGGATACAAAAGTCTGAATGTGACTACCAGAAAATTTTTGGGACTGTATTCCAATGTTAGACCTTGCAGAAGTTTGCATCCTTTTGTGTCGACCAAGCATCCTGTCATGGATGTCGTGATCGTCAGGGAAAATGAGGAAGATCTGTATGCCGGCATCGAGCATCAGCAGACGGATGAGGTAGTACAATGCCTCAAGCTTATCAGCCGTCCGGGTTGTGAAAAAATTGTCAGGTATGCCTTCGAATATGCCCGTCAGCAGAACAGGAAAAAAGTAACCTGCTTCACCAAAGACAATATCATGAAGCAAACGGATGGTCTTTTCCATAAAGTTTTTGATGAAATCGCGAAAGAATATCCTGAAATAGAAAACGAACATTGGATCATAGATATCGGCGCGGCCAAGTTGGCAGATAGCCCGGAAGCATTTGACGTATTGGTCATGCCCAACCTTTATGGGGATGTTTTGTCAGATGTGGCCGCCCAGATCACAGGTTCAGTAGGACTTGCGGGATCTGCTAATATCGGAGAGGAATGCGCCATGTTTGAAGCGATTCATGGTTCAGCACCGCGCAGGGCCGGCCAAAACATTGCAAATCCCTCAGGACTTCTTCAAGGGGCCATCATGATGTTGAACCACATTGGGCAGTCAGATGTCGCCGAGAAAGTACAGAATGCCTGGCTCAAAACCATTGAGGACGGAATCCATACCTACGATATTTTTAAAGAAGGAGTGAGCAAAGAGAAAGTTGGAACCAAGGAATTTGCTAAGGCAGTGATTGCCAGATTGGGTCAGAAACCACAGGTATTTCCTGCTGTCCACTATGACAAAAACATTCCCATGGTCTTGCCAAAATACAAGAAAAAGCAGCCGGCCAAAAAGGAATTGGTAGGAGTTGATGTGTTCGTCCATTGGAATGGAACCAGTGCAGAGGAAATTGCAGCGCTGGTTCAGAAAATGAATTTTTCTGAGGTCAAACTCTCCATGATCACCAACCGCGGAATCAAAGTTTGGCCTGAGGGATTTGAAGAAACATTCTGCACAGACCATTGGAGATGCAGATTCAAACCAAAAGAGGGCAGGTCTTTTTCCAAAGCCGATA